One window from the genome of Hippoglossus hippoglossus isolate fHipHip1 chromosome 10, fHipHip1.pri, whole genome shotgun sequence encodes:
- the LOC117768890 gene encoding protocadherin gamma-C5-like: protein MTKTIGYRDWRWQALWWHHLFLLWSITDAQTRYSIPEELKQGSVVGNLAKDLGLGLSEIFDRKLRVASEAGKQYFSVDAGKGELVVNDRIDREALCGQSASCVLPLQVVIEDPLQLFRVEVEIQDINDNSPRFPSNDITLEIAESTVVGVRFPLENAIDPDVSSNSLKSYTLSKDECFSIRVKEVAGGRKVPELILAKLLDREKKAVHKLLLTALDGGNPLRSGTSQVTIKVLDNNDNVPAFEKALYKVSINENAAEGAIIVQTKASDMDDGQNGEIEYSFGAHTSDAVLSVFSIDQISGTVFLKGNLDYESTANYEIDISAKDKGIPRMEGHCTVHVDVLDVNDNPPEIILTSHPKPVREDSPDGTVVALISARDLDSGDNGKVTLQLPKKCQFSLKPSFSQNYALVTRGILDRENVSEYNIEITATDSGSPSLSSKKIIPVSITDVNDNPPVFSQPSYNVYLKENGVPGSILYSVSASDLDFGENAKISYSILDSKVQDVSVSSYVYINSDNGSIYSMHSFDYEKLKVFQIQVQAKDQGSPSLGSNTTVHVFILDQNDNAPAVIYPSSAALGSLSHQRMPRSAKAGHLVTKMTAVDADSGHNAWISYKVAEATDASLFTVNLYTGEVRTKRAVSEQDDSSQRLLIEIKDDGEPVQSSTVTVSILLEDGLHEPILDLRQKVTEPSKKTGRITLYLILSLASVSVLSVVTFLILAVKCIKSSRSSGSCCMTQSDYDGYKNPNRNLQIQLNTDGPIKYVEVMGGDMLSQSQSFRSCMSPMSEYSDFTMIKPSSTTDFKEVISVLDASLPDSTWTFESQQVSR from the coding sequence TTTCTCTTGTGGAGTATAACAGACGCACAGACTCGTTACAGCATCCCGGAGGAACTAAAACAGGGCTCAGTGGTAGGAAATCTAGCCAAAGATCTTGGTTTGGGACTGTCTGAGATTTTTGACCGTAAGCTGCGAGTCGCCTCTGAGGCTGGTAAGCAGTATTTCAGTGTGGATGCGGGGAAGGGCGAGCTGGTGGTGAATGACAGGATAGACAGAGAGGCTTTATGTGGACAAAGCGCCAGCTGTGTGCTGCCTCTGCAGGTTGTAATTGAAGACCCGTTACAACTGTTTCGTGTCGAGGTTGAAATACAAGACATTAATGATAATTCGCCAAGATTCCCATCAAATGATATCACATTGGAAATTGCTGAATCTACAGTGGTCGGTGTTCGATTCCCTCTGGAAAACGCTATCGACCCAGATGTCAGCAGTAATTCGCTGAAGTCATACACTCTCAGTAAAGACGAATGTTTCAGTATTAGAGTTAAAGAAGTTGCCGGTGGAAGAAAAGTCCCTGAATTGATTTTAGCAAAACTtttagacagagagaaaaaggctGTTCATAAGCTTTTGTTGACAGCTCTAGATGGAGGCAACCCTCTGAGATCAGGCACCTCTCAAGTTACGATTAAAGTCCTTGACAACAACGATAACGTTCCAGCTTTTGAGAAAGCATTGTATAAAGTATCTATTAATGAAAATGCTGCGGAAGGTGCAATAATTGTACAAACAAAAGCCTCAGATATGGATGATGGTCAAAACGGAGAAATAGAGTATTCTTTTGGAGCGCACACATCGGATGCTGTTCTCTCCGTTTTCAGTATTGATCAAATATCAGGAACAGTATTTCTAAAAGGAAATTTGGATTACGAATCAACTGCAAATTATGAAATAGACATAAGTGCGAAAGACAAAGGCATTCCGAGAATGGAGGGGCACTGTACTGTCCATGTTGATGTTTTAGATGTTAATGATAACCCCCCAGAAATAATACTCACCTCTCATCCAAAGCCAGTGCGTGAAGACTCTCCTGACGGCACCGTAGTAGCTTTAATCAGTGCCCGAGATCTGGACTCGGGTGATAACGGTAAAGTCACATTACAGCTCCCCAAGAAATGTCAATTTTCACTAAAACCATCGTTTTCACAAAATTATGCGTTGGTTACCAGAGGTATTTTAGATCGAGAAAATGTCTCCGAATATAACATTGAAATAACAGCCACTGATTCAGGCTCTCCTTCTTTGTCCAGTAAGAAAATTATACCAGTCAGCATCACTGATGTGAATGACAACCCTCCTGTATTCTCTCAGCCCTCctataatgtgtatttaaaggagAATGGGGTACCAGGATCTATACTGTACTCAGTATCAGCCTCTGACCTGGATTTTGGTGAAAACGCTAAAATCTCTTACTCTATACTGGACTCTAAAGTGCAGGACGTTTCTGTCTCATCGTATGTTTACATTAACTCAGATAACGGCAGCATCTACAGCATGCACTCGTTTGACTATGAGAAACTGAAGGTGTTTCAGATTCAGGTTCAGGCAAAGGATCAGGGCTCTCCGTCTCTCGGCAGCAACACCACCGTCCATGTTTTTATCCTGGACCAGAACGACAACGCCCCCGCTGTTATTTACCCCTCCTCCGCTGCCCTGGGCTCCCTCTCTCATCAGAGGATGCCCCGCTCCGCTAAAGCGGGTCACCTGGTCACTAAGATGACGGCCGTGGACGCGGACTCGGGCCATAACGCCTGGATATCCTACAAAGTGGCGGAGGCCACAGACGCCTCTCTGTTCACTGTCAATCTGTACACAGGGGAGGTGAGGACTAAACGCGCTGTGTCCGAGCAGGACGACTCCTCTCAGAGGCTGCTTATAGAGATCAAGGACGACGGGGAACCGGTCCAGTCCTCCACCGTCACGGTGTCCATCCTGCTGGAGGACGGTCTCCATGAGCCCATCTTAGACCTCCGACAGAAAGTGACCGAGCCCAGCAAGAAAACTGGGAGAATCACCTTGTATTTGATTCTCTCTCTGGCCTCGGTGTCCGTACTGTCTGTGGTGACTTTTCTCATCTTAGCGGTTAAATGCATCaagagcagcagaagcagcggtAGTTGCTGCATGACACAGAGTGACTATGATGGTTACAAGAACCCCAACAGAAACCTGCAGATTCAGCTCAACACTGATGGACCCATAAAGTACGTGGAGGTCATgggaggagacatgttgtctcAGAGTCAGTCCTTCCGGTCCTGTATGTCTCCAATGTCAGAGTACAGTGACTTCACTATGATTAAGCCCAGCAGCACCACTGACTTTAAGGAGGTGATCAGTGTCCTGGATGCGTCTTTACCGGACAGCACCTGGACCTTTGAGAGCCAGCAGGTGAGCAGATGA